Proteins from a single region of Gossypium arboreum isolate Shixiya-1 chromosome 1, ASM2569848v2, whole genome shotgun sequence:
- the LOC108482044 gene encoding COP9 signalosome complex subunit 4-like: MKSALANALAVVDQRQKIEQYKHILSTVFSSNDIVQAKKFIDHMLSDDVPLMVSRQLLQTFAHELERLKPDAQKEISHYTLDQIQPRVVSFEEQVLFIREKLAELYESEQQCSKAAQILSGIDLDSGMRVIDDTFRLSKCVQIARLYLEDDDAVNAEAFINKASFLISNSQHEVLILQYKVCYARILDMKRKFLEAALRYYDISQIEKRQIGDEIIDEDALEQALSAAVTCTILAAAGPQRSRVLATLYKDERCSKLKIYPILQKVYLERILRKPEIDAFAEELKPHEKAVLPDNFTVLDRAMIEHNLLSASKLYTNISFDELGTLLGIPPHKAEKIASRMIYEDRMRGSIDQVEAVIHFEDDTEELQQWDQQIVGVCQALNDILDSMAKKGMAVAV; encoded by the exons ATGAAGAGTGCATTAGCAAACGCCTTGGCGGTCGTAGACCAGAGGCAAAAAATCGAGCAATACAAACACATTTTATCAACTGTTTTCTCGTCAAACGACATAGTTCAAGCCAAGAAATTCATTGATCATA TGTTATCGGACGATGTCCCGCTGATGGTTTCGAGGCAGCTTTTACAAACTTTCGCACATGAATTAGAGAGACTGAAGCCAGATGCTCAAAAGGAAATTTCCCATTATACACTTGATCAGATTCAGCCTCGTGTCGTTTCATTCGAAGAACAG GTATTGTTTATTAGAGAGAAACTTGCTGAGTTGTATGAATCTGAGCAGCAGTGCTCAAAAGCAGCGCAGATACTAAGTGGGATTGATTTAGATTCTGGAATGAG GGTTATTGATGACACATTCAGATTGTCAAAATGTGTTCAAATTGCTCGTCTATATCTTGAG GATGATGATGCTGTTAATGCAGAAGCTTTTATTAATAAAGCTTCATTCTTGATTAGCAACAGTCAGCATGAAGTATTGATTTTACAGTACAAG GTCTGCTATGCAAGGATTTTGGATATGAAGAGGAAGTTCTTGGAAGCAGCACTGCGGTACTATGACATCTCTCAAATTGAGAAGCGGCAAATAGGAGATGA GATAATTGATGAGGATGCACTGGAGCAAGCTCTGTCTGCTGCTGTAACATGTACAATTTTAGCAGCTGCTGGTCCTCAACGCTCTCGTGTGCTTGCCACCCTTTACAAA GATGAACGATGTTCCAAGCTAAAGATATATCCGATATTACAAAAG GTTTATTTGGAGAGGATTTTAAGAAAACCTGAAATTGATGCATTCGCTGAAGAACTTAAACCCCATGAG AAAGCAGTGCTTCCTGACAATTTCACTGTGCTGGACCGTGCCATGATAGAGCATAATCTTCTGAGTGCAAGCAAACTTTACACAAATATAAG TTTTGATGAGTTAGGTACTTTGCTGGGCATTCCTCCTCATAAG GCTGAAAAGATAGCATCAAGAATGATTTATGAGGATAGAATGAGGGGCTCAATAGACCAG GTGGAAGCGGTTATACATTTTGAAGATGACACAGAGGAGCTGCAACAATGGGATCAACAA ATAGTTGGGGTATGTCAAGCTCTGAATGATATACTAGATAGCATGGCAAAGAAAGGCATGGCAGTAGCTGTCTGA